From one Nothobranchius furzeri strain GRZ-AD chromosome 2, NfurGRZ-RIMD1, whole genome shotgun sequence genomic stretch:
- the LOC129152268 gene encoding zinc finger protein 665, which yields MEPLNMKQEEEEQLDEIKTDATNISFSAVSHQVKEEGREVLLSQFDQNQPKDRDLPTSSTTDQMKAESGREDCGGAETTRNPDLNLYEYDSNSSETEVSNDEDDDQDGNNSDSQLKLLSDSEPNTKDDNKDWKESRSSKSHVKAVKSFSCPECGEQFLHERSLQKHMRVTSPSGLKSSSCCVDKKRVRVKQNVDSSRKVQTKLKSFSCDDCGKSFSCISYLNIHMRIHTGQKPFACELCEKRFSQKGHLDTHMRIHTGQKPFTCELCGQRFTQKTSLNRHTRIHTGQKPFTCELCGQRFTQKTSLIIHMRVHTGEKPFACELCGQRFSDKSSLNKHMRVHTGEKPFACELCGQRFSDESSLKKHIIVHTGQKPFACELCGQRFSRKAHLIRHTRIHTGQKPFACELCGQRFSHKTSLNTHMRVHTGQKPFVCELCGQRFSVKSSLNKHVRVHTGQKPFACKLCGQRFSVKSSVDTHMRVHTGQKPLSCELCGQRFNQKSQLNSHMRVHTGEKPFACELCGQRFNRKSHLNSHMRVHTGEKPFACELCGQRFTQKGQLDPHMRVHTGQKPFACELCGQRFRVKSHLNRHMRVHTGQKPFACELCGQRFTLKGHLDTHMRVHTGQKPFTCELCGQRFSVKSSLNRHMRVHTGQN from the coding sequence atggagcccctcaacatgaagcaggaagaggaggagcagcttgatgagattaaaactgatgccaccaacatttcattctctgcagtttctcatcaggttaaggaagaaggaagagaagttctgttgtcacagtttgatcagaaccaacctaaagacagagatcttccaaccagcagcaccactgaccagatgaaagcagaaagtggtagagaggactgtggaggagcagaaactaccaggaatccagatctaaatctttatgaatatgattctaactcttcagagactgaagtcagcaatgatgaagatgatgaccagGATGGCAACAATTCTGACTCTCAGCTGAAACTCTTGTCAGATTCTGAGCCAAACACCAAAGATGATAACAAAGACTGGAAGGAGAGCAGGTCTTCTAAATCACATGTTAAGGCTGTCAAATCTTTCAGCTGCCCAGAGTGTGGTGAACAGTTTCTCCATGagcggtctctccagaaacacatGAGAGTGACAAGTCCTTCAGGACTGAAGTCTTCAAGCTGTTGTGTTGATAAGAAacgtgttagagtgaagcaaaatGTAGACTCTAGCAGGAAAGTTCAGacaaaactaaaatcatttagttgtgacgactgtggaaaaagtttcagctgcatatcatatttaaacattcacatgagaattcacactggacagaagccttttgcttgtgagctctgtgaaaaaagatttagccaaaagggacatttagacacacacatgagaatccacactggacagaagccttttacttgtgagctctgtggtcaaagatttacccaaaagacaagtttaaacagacacacgagaatccacacaggacagaagccttttacttgtgagctctgcggtcaaagatttacccaaaagacaagtttaatcatacacatgagagttcacacaggagagaagccttttgcttgtgagctatgtggacaaagatttagtgataagtcaagtttaaacaaacacatgagagttcacacaggggagaagccttttgcttgtgagctctgtggacaaagatttagtgatgagtcaagtttaaagaaacacattatagtccatacaggacagaagccttttgcttgtgagctctgtggacaaagatttagtcgaaAGGCACATTTAATCCGTCAcacgagaatccacacaggacagaagccttttgcttgtgagctctgtggacaaagatttagtcataagacaagtttaaacactcacatgagagtccacactggacagaagccttttgtttgtgagctctgtggacaaaggtttagtGTAAAGTCTAGTTTAAACAAACAcgtgagagtccatacaggacagaagccttttgcttgtaagctctgtggacaaagatttagtgtaaagtcaagtgtagacactcacatgagagtccacactggacagaagcctttatcttgtgagctctgtggacaaagatttaatcaAAAGTCAcaattaaacagtcacatgagagttcacacaggggagaagccttttgcttgtgagctctgtggacaaagatttaatcgaaagtcacatttaaacagtcacatgagagttcacacaggggagaagccttttgcttgtgagctctgtggacaaagatttacccaaaagggacAATTAGacccacacatgagagtccatacaggacagaagccttttgcttgtgagctctgtggacaaagatttagagtaaagtcacatttaaacagacacatgagagttcacacaggacagaagccttttgcttgtgagctctgtggacaaaggtttaccCTAAAGGGACATTtagacacacacatgagagtccatacaggacagaagccttttacttgtgagctctgtggacaaagatttagtgtaaagtcaagtttaaacagacacatgagagttcacacaggacagaattaA